From Vibrio artabrorum, a single genomic window includes:
- the prlC gene encoding oligopeptidase A codes for MSNPLLTFTDLPPFSQIKPEHVKPAVEQVIEACRNKIEQVLEGNTSPSWDNLVAPIEEVDDRLSRIWSPVSHMNSVVNSDELREAYESCLPLLSEYGTWVGQHKGLFEAYKEIKASEAFSGLNRAQQKTITDALRDFELSGIGLPADEQHRYGEISKRQSELGSQFSNNVLDATMGWSKQITDVAELAGMPESALAAAQAAAESKEQQGYLLTLDIPSYLPVMTYCDNQELRKELYEAYVTRASDRGPNAGKWDNTEIITEQLKLRHEIARMLGFSTYSEKSLSTKMAETPDQVLGFLNDLAVKAKPQGEREVEELRQFAEKEFGVSELNLWDIAYYSEKQKQKLFEISDEELRPYFPESNVVSGLFEVLNRVFGMSVTEREGVDTWHESVRFFDIFDATGTLRGSFYLDLYAREHKRGGAWMDDCRGRRITQSGELQTPVAYLTCNFNKPIGDKPALFTHDEVVTLFHEFGHGIHHMLTQVEAGAVAGINGVPWDAVELPSQFLENWCWEEKALSFISGHFETGEALPKEMLEKMLAAKNFQSAMFILRQLELGLFDFTLHTEYDPEVGARVLETLADVKSKVSVLPSLDWNRFSHSFGHIFAGGYSAGYYSYLWAEVLSADAFSAFEEEGIFNTETGNRFLNNILEMGGSEEPMELFKRFRGREPQIDAMLRHAGINV; via the coding sequence ATGTCTAATCCGCTATTAACCTTCACGGACTTACCTCCGTTTTCACAGATCAAGCCAGAGCACGTAAAGCCAGCCGTTGAGCAAGTGATTGAAGCGTGTCGCAACAAGATAGAACAAGTACTTGAAGGTAATACTTCACCAAGTTGGGACAACCTGGTGGCTCCAATTGAAGAAGTGGATGATCGTTTAAGTCGTATTTGGTCACCGGTAAGCCATATGAACTCTGTCGTGAACAGTGACGAACTGCGTGAAGCGTATGAAAGCTGTTTGCCTCTGTTGTCTGAGTACGGCACTTGGGTGGGTCAACACAAAGGTCTGTTTGAAGCGTACAAAGAGATCAAGGCGAGCGAGGCGTTCTCTGGATTAAATCGAGCTCAACAAAAAACCATTACAGATGCACTGCGTGATTTCGAATTGTCGGGGATTGGCTTACCTGCAGACGAACAGCACCGCTACGGCGAGATCAGCAAGCGTCAGTCGGAGCTAGGTTCTCAATTCTCAAATAACGTGCTTGATGCAACCATGGGTTGGAGCAAGCAGATCACAGATGTCGCTGAACTGGCAGGTATGCCTGAATCCGCATTGGCGGCAGCTCAAGCGGCGGCTGAGTCTAAAGAGCAACAAGGTTACCTATTGACTCTGGATATCCCATCATACCTACCTGTGATGACTTACTGTGATAACCAAGAGCTGCGTAAAGAGCTGTACGAAGCGTACGTAACGCGCGCTTCAGATCGCGGTCCAAACGCAGGTAAGTGGGACAACACTGAGATCATCACCGAGCAACTTAAGCTGCGCCACGAGATCGCACGCATGCTTGGCTTTAGCACTTACAGCGAAAAATCTTTGTCGACTAAGATGGCAGAAACGCCAGACCAAGTACTTGGTTTTCTTAACGACCTAGCAGTAAAAGCCAAACCGCAAGGTGAGCGCGAAGTAGAAGAGCTACGTCAGTTTGCTGAGAAAGAGTTTGGTGTTTCTGAATTGAATCTTTGGGACATCGCTTACTACAGCGAGAAACAAAAACAGAAGCTGTTCGAGATCTCTGATGAAGAGCTTCGCCCTTACTTCCCTGAATCTAATGTGGTTTCAGGTCTGTTTGAGGTGCTGAACCGCGTGTTTGGTATGTCGGTAACTGAGCGTGAAGGTGTAGACACTTGGCATGAGTCAGTGCGCTTCTTTGATATCTTTGATGCGACTGGAACACTGCGAGGTAGCTTCTACCTCGATCTATACGCACGTGAACACAAACGTGGTGGCGCTTGGATGGATGACTGTCGTGGTCGTCGCATTACACAATCTGGCGAGCTACAAACGCCAGTTGCTTATCTAACGTGTAACTTCAATAAGCCTATTGGTGATAAGCCTGCACTGTTTACTCACGATGAAGTGGTGACCTTATTCCACGAATTCGGCCACGGTATCCACCACATGCTGACGCAAGTAGAAGCGGGCGCAGTTGCGGGTATTAATGGCGTGCCTTGGGATGCGGTTGAATTGCCAAGTCAGTTCCTAGAGAACTGGTGTTGGGAAGAAAAAGCGCTGTCGTTCATCTCTGGTCACTTCGAAACGGGTGAAGCGTTACCCAAAGAGATGCTAGAGAAGATGCTGGCGGCGAAGAACTTCCAATCTGCGATGTTTATCCTGCGTCAGCTAGAGCTTGGTTTGTTCGATTTCACACTACACACAGAGTACGATCCAGAAGTCGGTGCTCGCGTATTAGAAACGCTAGCGGATGTTAAGTCTAAGGTATCGGTATTGCCAAGCCTAGATTGGAACCGTTTCTCACACAGCTTTGGTCACATCTTTGCTGGTGGCTACAGCGCCGGTTACTACAGCTACCTTTGGGCAGAAGTGCTATCGGCAGATGCGTTCTCGGCATTTGAAGAAGAGGGTATCTTCAACACTGAAACCGGTAATCGTTTCTTGAATAACATCCTTGAAATGGGTGGCAGTGAAGAGCCAATGGAGCTGTTCAAACGCTTCCGTGGTCGTGAGCCACAAATCGACGCAATGCTGCGCCACGCGGGAATCAACGTATAA
- the asnC gene encoding transcriptional regulator AsnC, with product MSTPPARLDDLDRAILKTLMADARTPYAEMAKQFDVSPATIHVRIEKMRSADIIERTEVVVNTKKLGYDVCCFIGINLNAAKDYHSAIAKLNALDEVVEAYYTTGAYNIFVKLMCKSIEELQFVLIDKLQAIDEVQSTETLISLQNPINRNVNP from the coding sequence ATGTCCACACCCCCAGCTCGCCTCGATGACCTAGACCGCGCTATTTTAAAAACCTTAATGGCAGACGCACGTACGCCCTATGCTGAAATGGCTAAGCAATTCGACGTGAGCCCCGCGACGATTCATGTTCGAATTGAGAAAATGAGATCGGCAGACATTATTGAGCGCACTGAAGTCGTCGTAAACACCAAGAAATTAGGTTATGACGTATGCTGCTTTATTGGCATCAACCTCAATGCAGCCAAAGATTACCACTCAGCGATCGCTAAACTGAATGCGTTAGATGAAGTAGTAGAGGCGTATTACACCACTGGTGCTTACAATATCTTTGTAAAGCTGATGTGTAAGTCGATAGAAGAGCTGCAATTTGTATTGATCGATAAACTGCAAGCGATCGATGAAGTTCAGTCGACAGAAACCCTGATTTCACTGCAGAACCCGATCAACCGCAATGTGAATCCATAA
- a CDS encoding class I SAM-dependent methyltransferase, translating to MQLQLICEDATQIDHLNDLATRWNLSHDESSEFALVLTNERLELRKVDEPKLGAIFVDLVGGAVGHRRKFGGGKGQAIAKAAGLNKGAIPTILDGTAGLGRDAFVLASLGCKVQMVERHPVVAALLDDGLQRAQQDPDIGGWVSERMTLIHASSHDALDKLSNDPNFEQPDVVYLDPMYPHPENKKKSALVKKEMRVFQSLVGADLDADALLQPALTLASKRVVVKRPDYAAWLNERQPSMAIETKKNRFDVYVKASMT from the coding sequence TTGCAACTACAACTGATTTGCGAAGATGCTACCCAAATCGATCATTTAAATGACTTAGCGACCCGTTGGAATTTATCCCATGATGAAAGCAGCGAGTTTGCCTTAGTACTGACAAACGAGCGACTTGAGTTGCGTAAAGTTGATGAACCTAAGCTTGGCGCTATCTTTGTTGATTTAGTAGGAGGCGCGGTTGGTCATCGGCGTAAGTTTGGTGGGGGCAAAGGTCAAGCGATTGCCAAAGCGGCAGGCTTAAACAAAGGCGCAATACCAACTATTCTTGATGGCACCGCCGGCTTAGGTCGTGACGCGTTTGTGTTGGCTTCTTTAGGGTGTAAGGTGCAAATGGTCGAGCGTCATCCAGTTGTGGCTGCACTGCTAGATGATGGCTTACAGCGAGCGCAACAAGACCCTGATATCGGTGGTTGGGTAAGTGAACGTATGACGTTGATTCACGCTTCCAGCCATGATGCATTAGACAAGCTCAGTAACGACCCGAACTTCGAACAGCCAGACGTTGTGTACTTAGATCCAATGTACCCACACCCTGAGAACAAAAAAAAATCGGCTTTGGTTAAAAAAGAGATGCGCGTATTTCAATCTTTGGTTGGTGCTGACCTGGATGCCGATGCGCTGTTACAGCCCGCTCTTACGCTCGCATCAAAACGAGTTGTAGTGAAAAGACCCGACTACGCGGCGTGGTTAAATGAGCGACAACCGAGCATGGCGATTGAAACTAAAAAGAACCGTTTTGATGTTTATGTCAAAGCATCGATGACTTAA